One genomic segment of Virgibacillus doumboii includes these proteins:
- a CDS encoding zinc-dependent alcohol dehydrogenase, whose protein sequence is MQAVVKHNDKPYELLIKELPKPTVRDGEVLVKVRGVGICGSDLHMYAGHAGYDWISYPLTLGHEITGTVVETSNKSLQGQRVVINPYIPCGECEYCQQVEENRCDNNNFFMTKKAPMSLQYGFRQNGGMAEFIAVPEENVFPISDKVSDNVAAVAEAIAVGLTAVEKVGSVAGKKIVVFGPGPIGLGIASLLVGLGAESITMVGIPGDEKRFEKAKELGVHHTSMTSEKLVDDLLRHNSGYDVVFDCSGHHSVPGHAVKVLKKGGQLVLVGISTNTFSLEMDQIVRGEIQIKGSYGITKETLKRTLEYAADDAFPFEKLVTGSYGIENAKDAFDAAMNKAAGKIVLELNA, encoded by the coding sequence ATGCAAGCAGTTGTTAAGCATAATGATAAACCTTATGAATTGTTGATAAAAGAATTGCCGAAGCCGACAGTTCGTGATGGAGAAGTTCTGGTAAAAGTAAGAGGTGTTGGTATCTGTGGCAGTGATTTGCATATGTATGCCGGGCATGCTGGATATGATTGGATTTCTTATCCACTTACTTTAGGACATGAGATTACTGGAACAGTAGTCGAAACAAGTAATAAATCCTTGCAGGGACAACGGGTTGTCATCAATCCGTATATCCCTTGTGGGGAGTGCGAATATTGTCAGCAGGTTGAAGAAAACCGATGCGATAATAACAACTTTTTTATGACTAAAAAAGCTCCAATGTCACTGCAATATGGATTCAGACAAAATGGAGGAATGGCAGAATTTATTGCTGTCCCGGAAGAAAATGTGTTTCCGATTTCAGATAAGGTTTCGGATAATGTTGCCGCTGTAGCGGAGGCCATAGCTGTTGGACTTACAGCGGTAGAAAAGGTAGGTTCGGTGGCTGGTAAAAAAATTGTTGTTTTTGGACCCGGACCAATCGGGTTAGGTATAGCAAGTTTATTAGTTGGACTCGGAGCAGAAAGTATAACCATGGTAGGTATTCCAGGAGATGAAAAACGGTTTGAGAAAGCTAAGGAATTAGGTGTCCATCATACGAGTATGACATCTGAGAAATTAGTTGATGATTTGCTGAGGCATAACAGCGGCTATGACGTGGTGTTTGACTGCTCTGGCCATCATTCGGTTCCGGGGCATGCAGTCAAGGTGTTGAAAAAAGGCGGACAGCTAGTATTGGTTGGTATTTCCACTAATACCTTCTCACTGGAAATGGATCAGATTGTCCGAGGTGAGATTCAGATTAAAGGAAGCTACGGTATTACGAAAGAGACTCTCAAACGAACATTGGAATACGCAGCCGACGATGCATTTCCGTTTGAGAAACTTGTCACTGGAAGTTACGGGATCGAAAATGCGAAAGATGCATTTGATGCGGCAATGAATAAAGCAGCTGGGAAAATTGTGCTGGAGTTGAATGCGTAA
- a CDS encoding flavin reductase family protein, which yields MKIELNQLNDQEKYKLLIGSVVPRPIAFVSTAGDGGTNVSPFSFFTVVSKDPMMLGFTTMPGPNGNKDTLHNIKVQKEYVVNIVSSDFLDQVVQSSATLAPGESEFDLTGLTPVKSELVRAPRVKESKVSFECKLHEVYQHGKGPESFIVGEVIAMNVADEVLMDQLRIDTEALQPIGRMAGNFYVNCSETFKVDRPR from the coding sequence ATGAAAATTGAATTAAATCAGTTAAATGACCAGGAAAAATATAAGTTGTTAATCGGTAGTGTTGTTCCACGACCGATTGCATTTGTTTCAACAGCCGGGGATGGCGGGACAAATGTTTCACCATTCAGTTTCTTCACGGTTGTTTCCAAAGATCCGATGATGCTTGGATTTACCACAATGCCTGGCCCAAATGGAAACAAAGATACACTCCACAATATTAAAGTACAGAAGGAATATGTAGTCAATATTGTATCAAGTGATTTTTTGGATCAAGTTGTGCAGTCATCCGCAACGCTTGCGCCGGGAGAAAGCGAATTTGATCTGACAGGTTTGACACCAGTTAAAAGTGAGTTAGTCAGAGCCCCGAGAGTAAAAGAGTCGAAGGTTAGCTTTGAGTGTAAGCTTCATGAAGTTTATCAGCACGGGAAGGGACCGGAAAGTTTTATCGTCGGTGAAGTTATTGCGATGAATGTTGCCGATGAAGTATTAATGGACCAGTTACGGATTGATACGGAAGCGCTGCAGCCAATCGGTAGAATGGCAGGCAACTTCTATGTTAATTGCAGTGAGACTTTCAAAGTCGATAGACCACGATAA
- a CDS encoding cyclase family protein, translating to MKLIDLTLELFDGLQSFKSHPPFEIKEHSTFENSGHRYILPCKGFESRLITFSDHSGTHIDAPVHFIEGGQTASDMTLENTMGAAVFLDISEFKTQDEAVTAEMLDKAEEKQGIHVQENDIVLVRTRKGTWGDDDFYEAKAFAKSAGEWLTSKKVKTVGLDLPNIDVNDNMKREVHMEVLGNNIYIIENLVNLEKLPKQKRFQFQALPLKIKNATASPVRAIAFVDES from the coding sequence ATGAAACTAATTGATTTGACGTTGGAACTATTTGATGGGCTGCAATCATTTAAGAGTCACCCCCCTTTTGAGATTAAGGAACACTCAACGTTTGAAAACTCCGGGCACCGTTATATTTTGCCATGCAAGGGCTTTGAGTCACGGCTTATCACATTTTCGGATCATAGCGGCACTCATATTGACGCACCTGTTCATTTTATTGAAGGTGGTCAGACGGCGAGTGACATGACGTTAGAAAATACGATGGGAGCGGCTGTATTCCTGGATATTTCCGAATTTAAAACCCAGGATGAAGCTGTCACCGCTGAGATGTTGGATAAAGCAGAAGAGAAACAGGGAATCCATGTTCAGGAAAACGATATAGTTCTTGTCCGCACACGAAAAGGCACATGGGGTGATGATGATTTCTATGAAGCAAAAGCTTTTGCTAAAAGTGCCGGAGAGTGGCTGACGAGCAAGAAAGTGAAAACTGTCGGTCTGGACCTGCCAAATATTGATGTGAATGACAATATGAAACGTGAAGTCCATATGGAAGTGCTTGGAAATAATATTTATATTATTGAAAACCTGGTTAATCTTGAAAAATTGCCGAAACAGAAACGATTTCAGTTTCAGGCATTACCATTGAAAATCAAAAATGCGACCGCATCACCTGTAAGGGCAATTGCTTTTGTGGATGAATCTTGA
- a CDS encoding carboxymuconolactone decarboxylase family protein — translation MDILNYFKDIYGEVPEWVKKMNDYNVEVLEHYTKLRDEVMAERSIPKKDKELILVGINAARRYEKSMLNHTKSAVDLGATIPELVEILTPCILSRGIPAWLEGVKAVQYAKEYSGNSDSADAAEKDTGSDFQNVDEAIAYYKEEAGGVKSDWVDILEGEAPEVLRHYGNLRTSVLKDGVVPRKLKELVLVGINVAEQYEKGIAIHVNTARKLGATDQEIAEVSLLGMLTAGIPAWFEGSAFLK, via the coding sequence ATGGATATATTGAATTATTTTAAAGATATCTATGGTGAAGTTCCTGAATGGGTTAAGAAAATGAATGACTACAACGTTGAAGTGCTTGAACATTATACGAAGTTACGAGACGAAGTCATGGCAGAGAGGAGCATTCCAAAAAAGGATAAGGAATTAATACTTGTTGGGATAAATGCCGCTCGTCGATATGAAAAAAGCATGTTGAATCATACGAAAAGTGCTGTTGATTTAGGAGCAACCATTCCTGAATTAGTTGAAATCCTTACCCCTTGTATATTATCAAGGGGTATTCCTGCATGGCTGGAAGGCGTTAAAGCAGTTCAATATGCAAAAGAATATAGTGGAAACAGCGATTCAGCTGATGCAGCAGAAAAGGATACGGGTTCTGACTTTCAGAATGTGGATGAGGCAATTGCCTATTATAAAGAAGAAGCCGGCGGAGTTAAGTCCGATTGGGTTGATATTCTGGAGGGAGAAGCTCCTGAGGTTTTAAGACATTACGGTAATCTGAGAACTTCCGTTTTAAAAGACGGCGTGGTTCCAAGAAAATTAAAGGAACTTGTACTTGTTGGAATTAATGTGGCAGAACAGTATGAAAAAGGGATTGCAATTCATGTTAATACAGCAAGAAAACTGGGTGCAACTGATCAGGAAATAGCCGAGGTGTCACTTCTGGGGATGCTGACTGCGGGAATCCCTGCTTGGTTTGAGGGAAGTGCGTTTCTGAAATAA
- a CDS encoding alpha/beta fold hydrolase, whose product MESYKKEINGKTIQVVDYPGKKGPIIAIHGLTGTHKNMHYYAERFKGEYRFISVDLRGRGNSDALDADPSIFKHADDIIGLINAMEIDNPILMGHSMGAFISAIVASKLDSVKGVILLDGAAEMSEHQQDIVKPSLGRLSKEYNSKEHYVEEIKGTYSNLGITWNETLQDAVEYEVDTVGDHWENKSEQTAIEADFESFYTFNPEEICAQISCPVLLVYAESDIGSMPPLFYLSDYDKTKKYTEQLETVISDCNHYTMVFEKRDDINSEIESFLERRVDS is encoded by the coding sequence ATGGAGTCTTACAAGAAAGAAATCAATGGAAAAACGATTCAAGTTGTTGACTATCCTGGCAAAAAAGGTCCAATCATTGCGATTCATGGGTTAACTGGAACGCACAAAAACATGCATTATTATGCTGAAAGATTTAAAGGGGAATACCGTTTTATTTCCGTGGATTTGCGCGGCCGGGGAAACAGTGATGCACTTGATGCGGATCCATCCATTTTTAAGCATGCAGACGACATCATTGGGCTTATTAATGCTATGGAAATTGATAACCCGATTTTAATGGGTCATTCGATGGGGGCTTTTATTTCAGCGATTGTCGCCAGTAAGCTAGATTCTGTCAAAGGCGTCATATTACTGGATGGTGCTGCAGAAATGTCTGAGCATCAGCAGGATATCGTGAAGCCGTCCCTTGGGAGGCTGAGTAAAGAATACAACTCGAAGGAACATTATGTGGAAGAAATAAAAGGGACTTATTCGAATCTGGGAATCACCTGGAATGAAACTTTACAGGATGCAGTTGAATATGAGGTAGATACAGTAGGAGACCATTGGGAAAATAAATCGGAACAGACAGCAATAGAAGCAGATTTTGAAAGTTTTTACACATTTAATCCGGAAGAAATCTGCGCTCAAATAAGCTGCCCGGTGTTGCTCGTCTATGCAGAAAGCGATATTGGTTCAATGCCGCCGTTATTTTATCTGAGCGATTACGACAAAACAAAAAAATATACCGAACAGCTGGAAACGGTTATTTCTGATTGCAATCACTATACAATGGTCTTTGAAAAACGAGATGACATTAATAGTGAAATAGAGTCGTTTCTGGAAAGGCGGGTGGATTCATGA
- a CDS encoding carboxymuconolactone decarboxylase family protein, translating to MSTGLEYFKQVYDQVPGWVQKMHDYSPEVLDQYTGIRGQIMGDGPVLTRKEKDVLIASMNAARLYSRSMVYHTKGTVDHGLGVPELVEYFLTAYLYKGTEALSVSLEAIKYALELKGVKVELPDQKLEIDEDIFLVILDWLHNYDTSFIETVFAAVKSGDESQIQERILSDGHVSSQQKHLNMVGSYIVELKGEEAVPWIEKAREVGVKEEELADLGYNCILTAGIPAWFEISDTLKQAK from the coding sequence ATGAGTACTGGTCTGGAATATTTTAAACAAGTTTATGATCAGGTACCGGGATGGGTGCAGAAAATGCATGATTACAGTCCTGAAGTGCTTGATCAATATACTGGGATACGTGGACAAATTATGGGGGATGGCCCGGTCCTGACGCGGAAAGAAAAGGATGTGCTGATTGCCAGCATGAATGCCGCTCGGTTGTATTCACGCAGTATGGTTTATCATACGAAAGGTACAGTCGATCATGGGCTGGGTGTACCAGAGCTGGTGGAATATTTTTTGACGGCATATTTATATAAAGGTACGGAAGCACTTAGCGTGAGTCTGGAAGCCATCAAGTACGCTCTGGAACTAAAAGGCGTCAAGGTTGAGCTGCCTGATCAAAAACTTGAAATTGATGAAGACATTTTCCTGGTAATTCTTGACTGGCTGCATAATTATGATACCAGTTTTATAGAAACTGTGTTTGCAGCTGTGAAATCAGGTGATGAAAGCCAGATACAGGAAAGAATTCTTAGTGATGGACACGTTTCATCACAACAGAAGCATCTGAATATGGTTGGCAGTTATATCGTTGAACTAAAAGGTGAAGAGGCAGTGCCATGGATTGAAAAGGCACGCGAAGTTGGTGTTAAGGAAGAAGAACTGGCAGACCTTGGCTATAATTGCATTCTAACAGCGGGAATTCCCGCATGGTTTGAAATCAGTGACACTTTAAAACAGGCAAAATAA
- a CDS encoding CoA transferase subunit A: MQKIKHDVQEALSCVKNGDTVLVGGFGLIGAPLTLIDELTKRDVFDLTIVSNNLGESGKGLGILLNQNKIKKGIGSYFTSNRDVGDKYQKGEIELELKPQGTMAESLRAGGAGLGGYYTTTAVGTDLAKGKEEREIDGVRYVLEKPIRGDVALIRAHKADTLGNVVYYKTARNFNPLMATAAKTVIVEVDEIVEPGELDPEAIVTSHLYVDMIIEAQQILTKDGVVTK; this comes from the coding sequence ATGCAAAAAATTAAACATGACGTTCAAGAAGCTTTATCCTGTGTCAAAAACGGAGATACCGTTCTGGTTGGGGGCTTTGGATTAATTGGTGCCCCACTCACCTTAATTGATGAGCTGACTAAAAGAGATGTGTTTGACCTGACAATTGTCAGCAACAACCTTGGTGAATCCGGAAAAGGACTAGGGATTCTATTAAATCAGAACAAAATTAAAAAAGGGATTGGCTCCTATTTTACGAGTAATCGTGATGTTGGTGATAAATATCAGAAAGGTGAAATCGAACTTGAGTTAAAGCCACAGGGAACAATGGCTGAGTCACTGCGGGCCGGTGGTGCTGGACTTGGCGGCTATTACACGACAACCGCAGTCGGTACAGATCTGGCAAAAGGCAAGGAAGAACGCGAAATTGATGGAGTCCGATATGTTTTGGAAAAGCCAATCCGCGGCGATGTGGCACTGATTCGTGCACACAAGGCAGATACATTGGGCAATGTAGTTTATTATAAGACAGCCCGTAACTTCAATCCGCTGATGGCTACTGCGGCAAAAACGGTAATTGTTGAAGTTGATGAAATTGTCGAACCGGGCGAACTGGATCCGGAAGCGATCGTCACTTCTCATCTATACGTTGATATGATTATTGAAGCGCAGCAAATCCTGACAAAGGATGGTGTAGTAACAAAATGA
- a CDS encoding 3-oxoacid CoA-transferase subunit B, which produces MTAKLDKKEMQHMIAKRAAKELKGPLTVNLGIGIPTLIPEYMDDDEIYLHTENGLLGVTDVKMEDMDPNLVNAGKLPVGEAVGASYFNSSDSFAMIRGGHVDVAILGALQVDQRGVIANWAVPGKNIMGVGGAMDLLVGAKKVIVTMSHTSKDGSSKILKECTYPITSTRSVDMILTELAVFEVVDRKLKLVDIMPGATIEEIREKTDADFEVALTYS; this is translated from the coding sequence ATGACGGCTAAATTAGACAAAAAAGAAATGCAGCATATGATTGCCAAGCGGGCAGCAAAAGAATTGAAGGGTCCGTTAACGGTCAATTTGGGGATCGGAATACCGACTCTGATACCGGAATATATGGACGACGACGAGATCTATCTTCATACGGAAAACGGCTTGCTTGGTGTCACAGATGTGAAGATGGAAGATATGGACCCAAATCTGGTGAATGCAGGTAAATTACCTGTCGGTGAAGCTGTGGGAGCATCCTACTTTAATAGTTCTGATTCGTTTGCAATGATTCGTGGCGGTCATGTGGATGTCGCAATTTTAGGTGCACTTCAGGTGGATCAGCGGGGCGTTATTGCCAATTGGGCTGTTCCCGGCAAAAACATTATGGGTGTCGGAGGTGCAATGGACTTACTTGTCGGCGCCAAAAAAGTGATTGTAACGATGAGCCATACATCAAAAGATGGTTCCAGTAAAATTTTGAAAGAATGTACGTATCCAATCACGTCAACCCGGAGTGTTGATATGATCCTGACAGAGCTGGCGGTATTTGAAGTTGTTGATAGGAAATTGAAACTGGTTGATATTATGCCGGGAGCGACAATTGAAGAGATCCGGGAGAAAACGGATGCGGATTTTGAAGTAGCTTTAACATATAGTTAA
- a CDS encoding thiolase family protein, with product MKQAVIVDSVRTAIGKLGGTLGNETADYLGSHVIEELAGRTNLDKSTVDEVIFGQAKQSSDASNVARVSMLRAGIPAEVPGYTLHRQCGSGLQSINSAAQQIQLGLSDIIIAGGTESMSTAPYYVSGVRFGVKSGDVALKDPNTASQPGSQPYEKYGNLNMGLTAENVAEKFGVLREEQDEFAMGSQEKTKNAIEKGYFEKEIAPYTVKTRKSEIEFKVDEHPRETSLEKLAKLKPVFKEGGNVTAGNASGRNDGASALLVMSEDEAVNRGYQPKARILAQAAAGVDPKLMGMGPVHATRKALKQTDLSIDDIEIVELNEAFAAQSIACINELGLDRKIVNPNGGAIAMGHPIGATGAILMTKLLHEMERTGKKYGLVTLCIAGGMGISTIVENMQV from the coding sequence TTGAAACAAGCAGTAATTGTTGATTCTGTCCGTACAGCCATCGGGAAGCTCGGTGGAACATTGGGGAATGAAACGGCGGATTATCTTGGATCACATGTAATCGAAGAGCTCGCTGGGCGGACTAATCTGGACAAAAGTACTGTTGATGAAGTTATTTTTGGTCAGGCAAAACAAAGCTCGGATGCATCAAATGTTGCCCGCGTTTCAATGTTACGAGCAGGAATTCCAGCAGAAGTTCCCGGGTATACGCTGCACCGGCAGTGCGGTTCCGGTCTCCAGTCAATTAACTCAGCAGCCCAGCAAATTCAGCTCGGGTTAAGCGATATTATCATTGCGGGTGGTACCGAATCAATGAGTACAGCACCTTATTATGTCAGCGGCGTACGGTTCGGTGTTAAATCAGGTGATGTTGCGTTGAAGGATCCAAATACAGCAAGTCAGCCGGGGTCGCAGCCATATGAAAAATATGGAAATCTGAACATGGGACTGACAGCGGAAAATGTCGCAGAAAAATTTGGAGTTTTACGTGAGGAACAAGATGAATTCGCGATGGGTAGTCAGGAAAAGACGAAAAACGCTATTGAAAAGGGTTATTTTGAAAAGGAAATCGCACCTTATACTGTAAAAACACGAAAAAGTGAGATTGAATTTAAAGTCGATGAGCACCCGCGTGAAACAAGTCTTGAAAAACTGGCGAAATTAAAACCTGTATTCAAGGAAGGCGGTAATGTTACTGCGGGTAATGCAAGCGGCCGAAACGACGGAGCGTCTGCCTTGCTGGTTATGTCAGAAGATGAGGCAGTGAACCGAGGTTATCAGCCCAAGGCACGAATCCTGGCACAGGCTGCCGCTGGTGTCGACCCTAAACTAATGGGAATGGGACCTGTCCACGCAACACGAAAAGCGTTAAAACAAACAGATTTATCAATTGATGATATTGAAATTGTTGAGTTGAATGAAGCCTTTGCAGCGCAATCCATAGCGTGCATTAATGAACTCGGATTGGATCGCAAAATAGTAAACCCGAACGGCGGTGCCATTGCCATGGGACATCCAATTGGAGCAACAGGAGCTATCTTAATGACAAAATTGCTTCATGAAATGGAACGTACGGGTAAAAAATATGGCCTGGTTACATTGTGCATTGCTGGTGGAATGGGGATTTCGACTATAGTGGAGAATATGCAAGTTTAA
- a CDS encoding Nramp family divalent metal transporter encodes MESQTVNEHSSNFESGNKGGGKKSIFKYLGPALITSALVLGPGSLTLSSTIGTVFGNQLVWIFVVTIIFMMIYTEMSTRIGIASDVSFIQVIKQKWGTWGAVLIGIGAFLVTASFQAGNSIGIGVAASAIVGGTPAFWVIAFTIAGALLLFSKDFYSVLEKVMLGLVALMLVSFLITVFLAKPSIGSIAGGLVPSIPAGSLGLIIGYTATCFSIVGASYQSYLVQEKGWNKAYAKEGMKESYLGIFLLGFISFLVMIAAAAVLKPAGIEINSVADMGLALEPLFGTWATTIFMLGLFGAAFSSLMGNATIGGAMLSDGVGFGSKLKNKKVKLAIIAVMLFGSIIAIIFGGAPVNLIIFAQAITIVAVPFIAIALLVVANDKKIMGDLKNTLLKNIIAIAGLIVLILLAFNNVKNIFL; translated from the coding sequence ATGGAATCGCAAACGGTTAATGAGCATTCATCTAATTTTGAAAGCGGTAACAAAGGCGGTGGCAAAAAGAGTATTTTCAAATACTTGGGTCCCGCTCTTATCACTTCAGCACTTGTATTGGGGCCTGGTAGTTTAACACTATCATCCACAATTGGTACTGTTTTTGGGAATCAGTTGGTATGGATTTTTGTTGTCACAATAATCTTTATGATGATTTACACGGAAATGAGTACGAGAATCGGAATAGCATCCGATGTAAGTTTTATTCAAGTGATTAAGCAAAAATGGGGAACATGGGGAGCAGTTCTAATTGGTATTGGTGCTTTTCTGGTAACTGCTTCGTTCCAGGCAGGTAACTCCATTGGTATTGGGGTTGCGGCATCGGCAATCGTTGGAGGCACTCCTGCATTTTGGGTTATTGCTTTTACGATAGCCGGGGCATTACTGTTATTTTCTAAAGACTTTTACAGTGTCCTCGAAAAAGTAATGTTAGGCCTTGTCGCTCTTATGCTGGTTTCTTTCTTAATAACTGTTTTTCTGGCCAAACCATCAATAGGGTCAATCGCGGGTGGTCTTGTGCCGTCTATACCTGCAGGATCACTAGGATTAATTATAGGTTATACTGCTACTTGTTTCTCCATAGTAGGGGCAAGTTATCAGTCATACCTTGTTCAGGAAAAAGGTTGGAATAAAGCATATGCCAAAGAGGGGATGAAAGAATCCTACTTAGGAATCTTTTTACTTGGGTTCATTTCCTTTCTAGTAATGATTGCAGCTGCAGCAGTACTAAAACCGGCAGGAATCGAGATTAACTCCGTAGCTGATATGGGACTGGCATTGGAGCCATTGTTTGGTACATGGGCAACAACCATATTCATGCTCGGACTTTTTGGAGCAGCATTTTCTTCATTAATGGGGAACGCGACGATCGGTGGAGCAATGTTATCTGACGGTGTTGGTTTCGGAAGTAAATTAAAGAATAAAAAAGTTAAATTGGCCATTATAGCGGTTATGTTGTTTGGCTCTATTATTGCAATTATTTTTGGAGGGGCTCCAGTAAATCTGATTATTTTTGCACAGGCAATTACCATTGTTGCCGTTCCATTTATCGCGATTGCACTTTTAGTTGTGGCAAACGATAAAAAAATTATGGGCGATCTAAAAAATACATTATTAAAAAATATTATTGCAATAGCTGGGTTAATTGTATTAATTCTTTTAGCATTTAATAACGTAAAAAATATCTTTCTATAA
- a CDS encoding NAD-dependent epimerase/dehydratase family protein → MQTIEDLDEIMTKPSPRLINDVKKIPGDIMILGVGGKMGPSLAKQARRAIDEAGVDKKVIGVSRFSSGSLKSDLESSGIETIAADLLNDKELQALPNVENVIYMAGKKFGTMGNEHVTWAMNAYLPGRVAEKFQDANIIIFSSGNIYPFVDVTKGASTEHTPTNPIGEYAQSCLGRERVFTYFSRKNDTPILLFRLNYAIDMRYGVLLEIAKQVYQDKPVDLTTGHVNVIWQGDASEYAIRSLLHCSTDPSILNITGPETASVRFLAEEFGRHFNKSVSFVNEEAPKAMLNNSGKAHKLFGYPSVPLQQMIEWTAEWLKHDGEIIDKPTHFQERQGAF, encoded by the coding sequence ATGCAAACAATAGAAGATCTCGATGAAATAATGACAAAACCTTCACCCCGTTTAATAAATGATGTAAAAAAAATTCCCGGTGACATAATGATTCTTGGTGTAGGCGGAAAAATGGGGCCGTCGTTGGCAAAACAGGCCAGGCGGGCAATTGATGAAGCAGGTGTGGATAAAAAAGTTATTGGGGTTTCCCGTTTTTCATCTGGCTCTCTGAAGAGTGACCTGGAATCATCCGGTATTGAAACGATTGCGGCCGATCTTTTAAATGATAAGGAACTGCAGGCATTACCAAATGTTGAAAACGTCATCTATATGGCTGGTAAGAAGTTTGGCACGATGGGAAATGAACACGTTACATGGGCAATGAATGCTTATCTGCCGGGAAGGGTTGCAGAGAAATTTCAGGATGCTAATATCATTATATTTTCATCGGGCAATATTTACCCGTTCGTTGATGTGACGAAGGGTGCAAGCACGGAACACACTCCAACGAATCCGATTGGGGAGTATGCGCAATCCTGTCTGGGAAGGGAGCGTGTTTTCACTTACTTTTCCAGGAAAAATGATACGCCAATTCTCTTATTCCGGCTGAATTATGCAATTGACATGCGGTATGGCGTGTTACTGGAAATAGCCAAACAGGTATACCAGGATAAGCCGGTAGATCTGACAACAGGTCATGTAAATGTTATTTGGCAGGGGGATGCAAGCGAGTATGCTATTCGGTCGCTGCTTCATTGCAGTACGGATCCTTCTATTTTAAATATAACAGGACCGGAAACTGCTTCTGTTCGTTTTCTTGCAGAGGAATTTGGCAGACATTTTAATAAGTCAGTTTCCTTTGTAAACGAGGAGGCGCCGAAAGCAATGCTTAATAACTCGGGAAAAGCACACAAATTATTTGGATATCCAAGTGTTCCCCTGCAACAAATGATTGAATGGACTGCTGAATGGCTTAAACATGATGGAGAAATTATTGATAAACCAACACATTTCCAGGAAAGACAAGGAGCGTTTTAA
- a CDS encoding dihydrodipicolinate synthase family protein, whose amino-acid sequence MLQQDIKDLLFEGTVIPAHPLALTEEKNLDEARQRALTNYYMDAGAGGVAVGVHTTQFEIRNPEFNLFEKILKLAAEEVDKRDLDHPFIKIAGICGPAEQAKREAEIARDLGYDLGLLSFGGLNHLSEDELLQHSKQVAEVIPIFGFYLQPAVGGRTLSFEFWRQFAEIPNVHAIKMAPFDRYKTFDVVRAVCHSSRSDQIALYTGNDDNIVIDLLTTYEVEVNGKTMKKEIVGGLLGHWAVWTEKAVEQFKRIKQTRRENGDFSKLFALSHQVTDANAAFFDAANSFRGCIAGINEVLARQGLLQGNWCLLEKEKLSPGQAAEIDRVYQSYPHLNDDTFVQKNLDKWL is encoded by the coding sequence ATGTTACAACAGGATATTAAAGACTTGCTTTTTGAAGGCACGGTAATCCCTGCACATCCGCTTGCCTTGACAGAGGAAAAGAATTTGGATGAGGCAAGACAACGTGCATTAACGAATTATTATATGGATGCAGGTGCCGGCGGGGTCGCTGTTGGTGTTCATACGACACAATTCGAAATCAGAAATCCAGAGTTCAACCTCTTTGAAAAGATTTTAAAACTTGCGGCTGAAGAGGTGGACAAAAGAGATTTGGATCATCCTTTTATTAAGATTGCCGGAATTTGTGGTCCTGCCGAACAGGCAAAACGTGAAGCAGAAATCGCAAGGGATTTAGGATATGATCTCGGTCTCCTCAGCTTCGGCGGACTTAATCATTTGTCAGAAGATGAACTATTGCAGCATTCCAAACAGGTTGCAGAAGTAATACCTATTTTTGGTTTTTACTTGCAGCCTGCAGTTGGTGGAAGGACATTAAGTTTTGAATTTTGGAGGCAATTTGCTGAAATACCAAATGTTCATGCAATTAAAATGGCACCGTTTGACCGCTATAAAACGTTTGATGTTGTCAGAGCAGTTTGTCATTCCAGCAGAAGTGATCAAATCGCTCTCTATACCGGCAACGACGATAATATAGTTATTGATTTATTAACGACTTATGAAGTAGAAGTTAATGGCAAAACAATGAAGAAGGAAATTGTTGGCGGACTTTTAGGCCACTGGGCAGTCTGGACAGAAAAGGCAGTTGAACAATTCAAACGGATTAAACAAACACGCAGGGAAAATGGTGATTTTTCCAAACTTTTTGCGTTGTCCCATCAAGTAACGGACGCAAATGCCGCCTTTTTTGATGCGGCAAACAGTTTCAGAGGCTGTATTGCTGGGATCAACGAAGTATTGGCGCGACAAGGACTTTTACAGGGTAACTGGTGCTTGCTTGAAAAAGAAAAATTAAGTCCGGGCCAGGCTGCAGAAATTGATCGCGTCTATCAATCGTATCCGCATTTAAATGATGATACTTTTGTACAGAAGAACCTTGATAAGTGGCTTTGA